One Bacteroidota bacterium DNA window includes the following coding sequences:
- a CDS encoding DPP IV N-terminal domain-containing protein — protein MKNLKIALASFFVLVGSAIHAQKNGLSLDDAIMKKKVYYGQKLNNLQWTKSKDLYSYYGSDKSVTIAGLNGKVVKLTAEDINSGLDSENQVKKAPTQITWLSKDVFQFVSEGKVYEYNVKNKSGNVKYVSRTGSENFDFTENGDYAAYTVDNNLYVVSANGEHVVTKDEKSSNIINGQVVHRVEFGITKGTFWSPKGDVLAYYHKDESMVSDYPLVNVMTREAELEAIKYPMAGRKSEEVTLVLYNVETQKEVVVQTGTPKEQYLTNVAWGPNQNYIYIAVLNRDQNHMKLNQYNAENGEFVKTLFEEKSETYVQPLHKMEFIPGKNDEFLWRSERDGYNHFYRYNVDGKLLNQVTSGEWVVDEFIGFDKNKVYFTATDNNGLDRVIYKSNVTNSSSKKLSKVGGVHKASLSPDKKKILDSWSNLETPNTVDLINASNGQVAKQLFQSPNPLVNIEIGKIELGKIKAADGETDLNTRTVYPANFDPSKKYPVLIYVYNGPGVQLIHNRWLAGSAMWMPYFANQGYIIYTVEGRGSENRGVKFEQVTFRHLGDEEMKDQIKGVEHLKGLPYVDGDRIAVHGWSYGGYMTTNLMTSYPDVFNAGVAGGPVIDWKWYEVMYGERYMDTPESNPEGYASTSLLPKAKNLKGKLLMIHGDVDPTVVVQHSMRFVKQCIDDGVQVDYFLYPQHEHNVRGKDRVHLMRKVLDYIEENNKGVKPEADEGNISVLENVE, from the coding sequence ATGAAGAATTTAAAAATAGCTTTAGCCTCATTCTTTGTTCTTGTGGGGAGTGCGATTCACGCTCAAAAAAACGGACTAAGTCTGGATGATGCAATAATGAAGAAGAAAGTTTATTACGGACAGAAACTTAATAATCTACAGTGGACAAAAAGTAAAGACCTGTATTCTTATTATGGAAGTGATAAGTCTGTTACAATTGCCGGCTTAAATGGAAAGGTAGTTAAGCTTACTGCTGAAGATATAAACTCAGGGTTGGATAGTGAAAATCAGGTAAAGAAGGCACCAACTCAGATAACGTGGTTGTCAAAGGATGTATTTCAGTTTGTTTCGGAAGGAAAAGTTTATGAGTACAATGTAAAAAACAAATCAGGTAATGTTAAATACGTGTCCCGAACAGGATCTGAAAACTTTGATTTTACAGAAAATGGTGATTATGCGGCATATACTGTTGATAATAACCTTTATGTAGTAAGTGCAAATGGGGAACATGTTGTTACAAAAGATGAGAAGTCATCTAATATTATAAACGGACAGGTAGTACACCGTGTTGAGTTTGGAATAACTAAAGGTACATTCTGGTCGCCAAAAGGAGATGTTTTGGCTTACTATCACAAGGACGAGAGTATGGTTAGCGATTATCCTTTGGTAAATGTAATGACACGCGAGGCTGAACTTGAAGCTATTAAGTATCCTATGGCCGGTAGGAAAAGTGAAGAGGTTACTCTTGTTTTATATAATGTTGAAACTCAAAAAGAAGTAGTAGTACAAACAGGTACACCTAAGGAGCAGTATTTAACTAATGTAGCCTGGGGACCGAATCAGAATTATATTTATATAGCTGTACTGAACAGAGATCAAAATCATATGAAGTTAAATCAGTATAATGCTGAAAACGGTGAATTTGTTAAAACTCTTTTTGAAGAGAAAAGTGAAACTTATGTTCAGCCTCTACATAAGATGGAATTTATTCCCGGAAAAAATGATGAATTTTTGTGGAGAAGCGAAAGAGACGGGTATAATCATTTTTACAGATATAATGTTGATGGGAAACTGTTAAATCAGGTTACCAGCGGTGAATGGGTAGTTGATGAGTTTATCGGTTTCGATAAGAATAAAGTGTATTTTACAGCAACCGATAATAACGGACTGGATAGAGTAATATATAAGAGTAACGTTACAAATTCATCATCTAAGAAGTTAAGCAAAGTTGGTGGTGTGCACAAAGCAAGTTTAAGTCCTGATAAAAAGAAAATATTGGATTCGTGGTCAAACCTCGAAACACCTAATACGGTAGATTTGATCAATGCATCTAACGGACAGGTAGCTAAACAACTTTTCCAGTCACCTAATCCATTGGTAAATATTGAAATAGGGAAAATTGAACTTGGAAAAATTAAAGCTGCTGATGGAGAGACAGATTTAAATACCCGTACAGTTTATCCTGCGAATTTTGATCCGTCGAAAAAATATCCTGTACTGATATATGTTTACAATGGTCCCGGAGTACAGTTAATACACAACAGATGGTTGGCCGGTTCAGCAATGTGGATGCCTTATTTTGCAAATCAGGGTTACATAATTTACACAGTAGAGGGAAGAGGTTCTGAAAACAGAGGTGTAAAATTCGAGCAGGTTACTTTCCGTCATTTAGGCGATGAAGAGATGAAAGACCAGATTAAAGGAGTTGAGCATTTAAAAGGCCTTCCTTATGTTGATGGTGATAGAATAGCAGTGCACGGGTGGAGTTATGGAGGTTATATGACTACAAACCTAATGACAAGTTATCCTGATGTGTTTAATGCAGGGGTAGCGGGTGGACCGGTTATCGACTGGAAATGGTACGAAGTGATGTACGGAGAACGCTATATGGATACTCCGGAATCTAACCCTGAAGGTTATGCTTCTACAAGCTTATTGCCAAAAGCTAAAAATCTCAAAGGTAAACTGTTGATGATTCACGGAGATGTTGACCCTACTGTTGTAGTTCAACATTCAATGCGATTCGTAAAACAGTGTATCGATGACGGCGTACAGGTTGATTATTTCCTTTATCCGCAACACGAACACAATGTACGTGGAAAAGACCGTGTGCATTTGATGCGTAAGGTGTTGGATTATATAGAGGAAAACAATAAAGGAGTTAAGCCTGAGGCAGATGAAGGAAATATATCAGTTTTAGAGAATGTTGAATAA